The sequence below is a genomic window from Candidatus Methylomirabilota bacterium.
TGGCCGACCTGCCGGACATGATCCGCGGCTACGAGGAGATCAAGCTCGGCAATATCACGCAGTTCCGCCGGCGAGTGGCGGAGCTTTCGGCCCAGCTCGGTTGAGGCCGGCGGGCTCAAGAGGAAGACGGTGACCGAGCGCGAAGAGGAGATGCCGTCGCCGGCGGCGCCCATCGAGGCTCCCGGGGGGCGGGGACGGGGGCTCACCCTGGGGCTGCTGATCGGCCTCGTGGTGTGCGCGATCCTGGCCGTGAGCGTGGCGCTCTATGCTCAGAAGCAGATCGGCTCGCTCGAGCAGCAGCGGGACGCCGCGCAGCGCGACAATACGCGGCTCATGGCGTCGAGCGCGGCGGCGGCCGCCAATGCCTCGAAGGTCGAGCAGGCCCTCGCGGCGGCACGCGCCGAGCGCGACGAGCTCGCGCAGATGGTCGTGGCGATTCGCCAGAACCCCAATACGGGGAAAGACATCAAGGACCCCAAGCTGCCACCCTCGATCGACGGCAAGCGACGCGAGGCGCTCCTGGCGGCTTTCTCCCTCAAGGAGGAGAAGGTGCCCTTCAAGTGGGGCGGCCGGACGAAAGAGGAGGGGCTCGATTCCGCCGGCTTCGCCGCCCTCGCCTTGGCCCAGGTGGGCGCGCTCGAGAAGGTCGAGGGGGCCACGGCCAAGATCCTGCAGGCGCAGCTCGCCCTTTCGACCGAGGGCGAGCCCCAGCCGGGCGATCTTCTTTTCTTCGACGGCGGCAATGTCCTGCTGTATCTCGGCGGCGACAGTGCCGTCGGCATGCTGCCCGAGGGTCCGGTGACGAAGAACGGCGTCATCAAGGGCAAGGGGATCGGCTTCAAGTACCTCGGCTTCGGTTCCGTAA
It includes:
- a CDS encoding NlpC/P60 family protein, yielding MTEREEEMPSPAAPIEAPGGRGRGLTLGLLIGLVVCAILAVSVALYAQKQIGSLEQQRDAAQRDNTRLMASSAAAAANASKVEQALAAARAERDELAQMVVAIRQNPNTGKDIKDPKLPPSIDGKRREALLAAFSLKEEKVPFKWGGRTKEEGLDSAGFAALALAQVGALEKVEGATAKILQAQLALSTEGEPQPGDLLFFDGGNVLLYLGGDSAVGMLPEGPVTKNGVIKGKGIGFKYLGFGSVKYD